The following coding sequences lie in one Tachysurus fulvidraco isolate hzauxx_2018 chromosome 19, HZAU_PFXX_2.0, whole genome shotgun sequence genomic window:
- the LOC125139493 gene encoding histone H1-like: MLAVKGLVTKGTLVQTKGTGASGSFKLNKKQTEVKKPAKKAAPKATKAAAKKPAAAKKPKKVAAKKPAAKKSPKKTKKPVAAVKKATKSPKKAKKPATPKKAAKSPKRAKKPATPKKVKAVKPKAAKAKKAPKKK; this comes from the coding sequence atgCTCGCCGTCAAGGGCCTCGTTACTAAAGGCACTCTGGTGCAGACCAAAGGGACCGGCGCGTCTGGATCTTTTAAGCTGAACAAGAAGCAGACCGAAGTGAAGAAGCCCGCAAAGAAAGCCGCGCCCAAAGCGACAAAGGCGGCCGCCAAAAAGCCCGCCGCGGCTAAGAAGCCCAAGAAAGTAGCGGCCAAGAAACCCGCAGCCAAGAAGTCTCccaagaagacaaagaagcccGTCGCTGCCGTCAAGAAAGCCACCAAAAGCCCTAAGAAGGCCAAAAAGCCGGCGACCCCCAAGAAAGCAGCCAAGAGCCCCAAGAGGGCCAAAAAGCCGGCGACCCCCAAGAaggtaaaggctgtaaagcccaAAGCAGCGAAGGCCAAAAAGGCTCCCAAGAAGAAGTAA
- the LOC113663781 gene encoding histone H4 gives MSGRGKGGKGLGKGGAKRHRKVLRDNIQGITKPAIRRLARRGGVKRISGLIYEETRGVLKVFLENVIRDAVTYTEHAKRKTVTAMDVVYALKRQGRTLYGFGG, from the coding sequence ATGTCTGGTAGAGGTAAAGGTGGTAAGGGACTCGGCAAAGGGGGCGCAAAGCGTCATCGTAAGGTCCTTCGCGATAACATCCAGGGAATCACTAAGCCGGCTATTCGCCGTTTGGCTCGCCGTGGCGGTGTTAAGCGTATTTCCGGCCTGATTTACGAAGAGACTCGCGGTGTGCTGAAGGTCTTCTTGGAGAACGTTATCCGCGACGCCGTCACCTACACCGAGCACGCCAAAAGAAAGACCGTCACCGCCATGGATGTGGTGTACGCTCTGAAACGCCAGGGACGCACCCTGTATGGCTTCGGCGGATAA
- the LOC125139649 gene encoding histone H3, whose translation MARTKQTARKSTGGKAPRKQLATKAARKSAPATGGVKKPHRYRPGTVALREIRRYQKSTELLIRKLPFQRLVREIAQDFKTDLRFQSSAVMALQEASEAYLVGLFEDTNLCAIHAKRVTIMPKDIQLARRIRGERA comes from the coding sequence ATGGCAAGAACCAAGCAGACCGCCCGTAAGTCCACTGGTGGCAAAGCGCCCAGGAAGCAGCTCGCCACTAAGGCTGCTCGCAAGAGCGCCCCGGCTACCGGCGGCGTGAAGAAGCCTCACCGTTATAGGCCCGGCACCGTGGCTCTAAGGGAGATCCGCCGTTATCAGAAGTCTACTGAGCTGCTTATCCGCAAGCTGCCCTTCCAGCGCCTGGTCCGAGAAATCGCTCAGGATTTCAAGACCGACTTGCGTTTCCAGAGCTCGGCCGTCATGGCCTTGCAGGAGGCTAGCGAGGCATACCTGGTCGGTCTGTTCGAGGACACCAACCTGTGCGCCATTCACGCCAAGAGAGTGACCATCATGCCTAAGGACATCCAGCTGGCCCGCCGTATTCGCGGAGAGCGCGCTTAA
- the LOC113653839 gene encoding histone H2B, with the protein MPEPAKTAPKKGSKKAVTKTAGKGGKKRRKTRKESYAIYVYKVLKQVHPDTGISSKAMGIMNSFVNDIFERIAGESSRLAHYNKRSTITSREIQTAVRLLLPGELAKHAVSEGTKAVTKYTSSK; encoded by the coding sequence ATGCCTGAACCAGCTAAGACCGCGCCCAAGAAGGGATCCAAGAAAGCCGTGACCAAGACGGCAGGGAAAGGCGGCAAGAAGCGCAGAAAGACCAGGAAGGAGAGTTACGCCATCTACGTGTACAAAGTCCTGAAGCAGGTGCACCCCGATACCGGGATCTCCTCTAAGGCCATGGGCATCATGAACTCGTTCGTCAACGACATTTTTGAGCGCATCGCCGGTGAGTCTTCTCGTCTGGCTCACTACAACAAGCgctccaccatcacctctaGGGAGATCCAGACTGCCGTGCGTCTGTTGCTTCCCGGAGAGTTGGCCAAGCACGCCGTGTCTGAGGGCACAAAGGCCGTCACCAAGTACACCAGCTCCAAGTAA